The following are encoded together in the Methanosarcina flavescens genome:
- a CDS encoding IS1 family transposase (programmed frameshift) produces the protein MNCPRCKSSNRKKNGIVAGRQRYKCHDCGYNYSVELKSTASSPSVKRQALQLYLEGLGFRSIGRFLGVSHVSVQKWIKKFGQDLENLKSENEISIIELDEMHTYVGNKKYCWIWIVVDRVGKKFIDCSFGSRGTETGQQLREKLENKEIGEVMTDHWKAYAEFLLEMIHTQSKAKTHTIEGYNSILRHFLARLRRKIKCYTKSLEMLKYSVLLLMKYRNKELTIFN, from the exons ATGAATTGCCCAAGATGTAAGAGTTCTAATCGCAAAAAGAACGGTATAGTTGCTGGACGTCAACGCTACAAATGCCATGATTGCGGATATAACTATTCAGTAGAGTTAAAGTCAACTGCTAGTTCCCCTTCTGTTAAAAGACAGGCTTTACAACTTTATCTTGAAGGATTAGGTTTTCGCTCAATAGGGCGATTTTTAGGAGTAAGTCATGTTTCTGTCCAAAAATGGATAAAGAAATTTGGTCAGGACTTAGAGAACCTAAAAAGTGAAAATGAGATATCTATTATTGAACTGGATGAAATGCATACTTACGTCGGTAAC AAAAAGTATTGCTGGATCTGGATTGTTGTTGATAGAGTTGGGAAAAAGTTCATCGACTGCTCTTTTGGTAGCAGAGGAACGGAAACTGGACAACAACTCCGGGAAAAATTAGAGAACAAAGAGATTGGAGAAGTAATGACCGATCACTGGAAGGCATATGCAGAGTTTCTCCTAGAAATGATTCATACTCAATCCAAAGCAAAAACGCATACAATTGAAGGATATAATAGCATATTGAGGCACTTTCTGGCAAGGTTGAGACGAAAGATAAAGTGTTATACTAAGAGTCTTGAAATGCTAAAGTACTCTGTTCTTCTCTTAATGAAATATAGAAATAAAGAGTTAACAATATTTAATTAA
- a CDS encoding TolB family protein has product MKIKHMLIICFFISLLLISTGTATAAVAEGNETKITADEADQSNSAIFGDIIVWEDYRNADGYESTDIYAYDLSTGKEMRITNNTSLKYSPVIYGDKIAWEDNRNGNWDIYVYNLSTSTETRITRNEFDQYAPSLYEDKLVWLDGRHGGGSLDADHWPEGNWDVFMYNLSTSTGIRITKNESWKTFPAIYEDKIIWVDGRNGEPLYSHQIVDGDLYMYDLSTAQETSLVSGVSSDARPDIYKDRIVWEDDRNRNSDIYMYDLVTSTEVQITDNEAEQWRPALYEDRIIWTDYRNGNGWDNPDIYMYNLSTSEEMQITTSESEQWADDIFGDRVVWTDNRNGNNDIYMFTLRASGETIEEKAAKKETVEEKTDKKELSKMNSVEELKKLKAHVNSLDMEPSAKNLLNAKLRYTIKSLEAGDTDTAMVKLGFYIECVLIMEAEGRIESEDADYIISEAKRIFDMIESS; this is encoded by the coding sequence ATGAAAATCAAACATATGTTAATAATTTGCTTTTTTATTTCTTTATTATTAATATCTACAGGAACAGCAACTGCAGCGGTAGCCGAAGGAAATGAGACTAAGATTACTGCCGATGAAGCCGATCAGAGCAACTCTGCGATATTCGGTGACATTATAGTCTGGGAAGATTATCGCAATGCTGACGGCTACGAGTCTACAGATATCTATGCTTACGACCTTTCCACTGGTAAGGAAATGAGAATAACCAACAATACATCCCTGAAGTACTCGCCTGTCATTTACGGAGACAAAATAGCATGGGAAGATAACCGCAATGGGAACTGGGATATTTACGTTTACAACCTTTCAACATCCACGGAGACGCGGATCACTCGAAATGAGTTCGACCAATATGCGCCTTCCCTCTATGAAGACAAACTGGTCTGGCTGGATGGGCGCCACGGAGGAGGAAGTCTGGATGCTGACCACTGGCCTGAAGGAAACTGGGATGTTTTCATGTACAACCTATCCACCTCCACAGGAATCCGGATTACCAAGAACGAATCATGGAAGACTTTCCCAGCAATCTATGAAGATAAAATCATCTGGGTAGACGGGCGGAACGGCGAGCCTCTATACTCGCACCAGATCGTTGATGGGGATCTCTACATGTATGACCTCTCAACAGCGCAGGAAACCAGTCTCGTCTCAGGTGTTTCTTCCGATGCCAGGCCTGACATTTATAAGGACAGAATAGTCTGGGAAGATGACCGCAATCGAAACTCCGATATCTATATGTACGACCTTGTAACCTCCACCGAGGTTCAGATAACCGACAATGAAGCAGAACAGTGGCGCCCTGCTCTCTATGAAGACAGGATAATCTGGACGGATTATCGCAATGGTAACGGATGGGATAATCCTGACATTTATATGTACAACCTCTCCACTTCCGAAGAAATGCAGATAACGACAAGCGAATCTGAGCAGTGGGCGGATGACATCTTCGGCGACAGGGTTGTATGGACCGATAACCGCAACGGAAATAACGATATTTACATGTTCACTCTCCGGGCTTCTGGAGAAACTATAGAAGAAAAAGCTGCTAAGAAAGAAACTGTAGAGGAAAAAACTGATAAAAAAGAACTGTCTAAGATGAATTCCGTAGAAGAGCTGAAAAAACTCAAAGCACATGTGAATTCTCTTGACATGGAGCCCTCTGCAAAGAATTTGCTCAATGCAAAGCTCAGGTATACGATCAAGTCTCTTGAAGCCGGGGACACTGATACAGCCATGGTTAAGCTTGGCTTTTACATTGAATGCGTTTTAATCATGGAAGCAGAAGGCAGGATAGAAAGCGAAGATGCAGATTATATAATCAGCGAAGCCAAAAGAATTTTCGATATGATAGAAAGTTCGTGA
- a CDS encoding glycine betaine ABC transporter substrate-binding protein codes for MKPNKKKLKSLFIAGLVLSLFIFGAGCADNGEEAHEEGEISAESEFNKPVSIGYVLWEGEIASTNVIQQVLRQAGYTNVEILAVDAGPLYQGLASGEFDFTTSSWLPLTHASYWNTYGDKIDSVGVNLEDVRIGLVVPSYVEDVNTIGDLNGNSVMFDGEIVGIDPGAGIMQATENAIDVYNLNDYTLVSSSSAGMTAALQRAIVNEEPIVVTLWSPHWAFNRWDLKYLEDPEGVYGEAEHVETLAREGLKEDMPNLYGILERFAWTHEDIQSVMLDIEAGMTAEEAAAKWVENNPEKVKEWIGEE; via the coding sequence ATGAAACCAAATAAGAAAAAACTGAAATCACTCTTTATAGCGGGACTTGTTCTCAGCCTCTTCATTTTTGGAGCAGGCTGTGCTGACAATGGGGAAGAAGCTCACGAAGAAGGGGAGATTTCAGCTGAATCAGAATTCAATAAGCCTGTGAGTATAGGGTACGTCCTCTGGGAAGGGGAAATTGCCAGCACTAACGTAATCCAGCAAGTCCTCCGGCAGGCAGGTTATACAAATGTGGAGATTCTTGCAGTTGACGCTGGACCCCTTTACCAAGGTCTCGCTTCTGGAGAATTCGATTTCACGACATCCTCATGGCTCCCCCTTACCCATGCTAGTTACTGGAACACCTACGGAGACAAAATTGACTCTGTGGGGGTGAACCTGGAAGATGTCAGGATCGGACTTGTTGTCCCGTCCTACGTAGAAGACGTCAATACCATCGGAGACCTAAATGGTAACAGTGTAATGTTTGATGGCGAAATTGTCGGAATCGATCCTGGAGCCGGAATCATGCAGGCTACAGAAAATGCTATCGATGTATACAACCTTAACGACTATACTCTGGTCTCAAGCAGCAGTGCGGGCATGACCGCAGCTTTGCAAAGAGCCATCGTTAACGAAGAGCCAATTGTTGTGACTCTCTGGTCTCCACACTGGGCTTTCAATAGATGGGATCTCAAATACCTCGAAGACCCTGAAGGCGTTTATGGAGAAGCTGAGCACGTTGAAACCCTGGCAAGGGAAGGTCTTAAAGAAGATATGCCTAACCTTTACGGCATCCTTGAAAGGTTTGCCTGGACCCACGAAGACATTCAGTCCGTAATGCTCGATATTGAAGCAGGGATGACCGCTGAGGAAGCTGCAGCGAAGTGGGTTGAGAATAATCCCGAGAAAGTCAAAGAATGGATCGGAGAAGAGTAA
- a CDS encoding quaternary amine ABC transporter ATP-binding protein, translating to MSEKIKIEIKNLIKIFGKNPQEVLSLLQEGRTKNEIFEKTKQTVGLNNININVYEGEIFVLMGLSGSGKSTLLRCINRLIKPTSGKILIDGQDISKMNNEQLRKIRRAKLGMVFQNFALLPHRTVLDNVAYGLEIQGVSKEERYSKAIEVINTVGLSGYENSKINQLSGGMKQRVGLARALANDPDILLMDEAFSALDPLIRGEMQDELLSLEAKLQKTIVFVSHDLDEALKLGDRIALMKDGEIVQIGTPEEILTNPANNYVSQFVKGVDRSKVLTAESVMWRPEPLVSINSGPRVAVQLMKEHGISSIFVVEGKNRLLKGIIMINDAVEAMKSKRGLESFITQVPSIPLDMPLYEIIPLIAESNYPLPVVDENGKLNGIIIRGTVLGALAMSEDVPEEEGQAGENGNEGLLKEVKEGGVEETSGEGQRRDPAAEKDTLSEAEKSGQSTEKVEVKTW from the coding sequence GTGAGTGAAAAAATTAAAATAGAGATCAAGAATCTGATCAAGATTTTTGGTAAAAACCCTCAGGAAGTATTATCTCTTCTCCAGGAAGGTCGTACAAAAAACGAAATTTTCGAAAAAACAAAGCAGACCGTCGGCCTTAACAATATTAATATTAACGTATATGAAGGAGAGATTTTCGTACTAATGGGGCTTTCGGGATCCGGAAAGTCCACTCTTTTGCGATGTATAAACCGTCTGATCAAACCAACAAGTGGAAAAATTTTGATTGATGGGCAGGACATCTCAAAGATGAACAACGAACAGCTCCGAAAAATCCGCAGGGCCAAACTCGGGATGGTTTTTCAAAATTTTGCCCTTCTCCCTCACAGGACCGTACTGGACAACGTTGCATACGGACTGGAGATTCAGGGTGTCTCTAAAGAAGAACGATATTCTAAAGCAATTGAGGTAATAAATACTGTTGGGCTGAGTGGTTATGAAAACAGTAAAATAAATCAGCTTAGCGGAGGAATGAAGCAGAGAGTAGGGCTTGCACGAGCGCTTGCAAACGATCCTGATATTCTTCTTATGGACGAGGCTTTCAGCGCCCTTGACCCTCTGATAAGGGGTGAAATGCAGGACGAGCTGCTATCTCTTGAAGCCAAGTTGCAAAAAACAATCGTTTTCGTTTCACATGACCTGGATGAGGCGCTTAAGCTTGGAGACCGTATTGCTTTGATGAAAGACGGGGAAATTGTACAGATCGGGACTCCAGAAGAAATACTGACCAACCCGGCAAACAATTATGTATCTCAGTTTGTAAAGGGCGTGGATCGTTCAAAAGTCCTGACAGCAGAAAGCGTAATGTGGAGGCCGGAACCGCTAGTATCCATAAATTCCGGACCCAGGGTCGCTGTGCAGTTGATGAAAGAACATGGAATTTCCTCAATTTTCGTTGTTGAAGGAAAAAACAGGCTTTTGAAAGGCATAATCATGATAAACGATGCCGTGGAAGCTATGAAATCAAAAAGGGGTTTGGAATCATTTATCACACAAGTTCCTTCCATACCTCTAGATATGCCCCTTTACGAGATCATTCCTTTAATTGCGGAAAGCAATTATCCTCTTCCCGTAGTTGACGAAAACGGAAAACTTAATGGAATAATCATCCGTGGAACCGTGCTAGGGGCTCTGGCAATGTCTGAAGATGTACCTGAAGAGGAAGGTCAGGCAGGAGAAAATGGGAATGAAGGGCTCTTAAAGGAAGTAAAGGAGGGAGGAGTTGAGGAAACTTCCGGAGAAGGCCAGCGGAGAGATCCGGCTGCAGAGAAGGATACTCTTTCTGAGGCCGAAAAATCAGGTCAGTCCACTGAAAAAGTGGAGGTGAAAACATGGTAA
- a CDS encoding response regulator: MKVLLVDDDPLSLELSKTFLELFHDITSDTVNSAQEALERLENDSYDVVVSDYDMPIMDGITFLKTIRDRSINIPFIMFTGVSKEDVIHKAIENGVDSFIQKIGDPKAQYSELSEKIWQAVSSSAGC; the protein is encoded by the coding sequence ATGAAAGTACTGCTTGTAGACGATGACCCCCTGTCTCTAGAGCTATCAAAGACATTCCTTGAACTTTTCCATGATATAACATCGGATACTGTAAACTCTGCACAGGAAGCCCTTGAGAGGCTGGAAAATGACTCTTATGATGTGGTAGTCTCAGACTATGACATGCCTATTATGGATGGCATTACATTTTTGAAAACTATCCGTGACAGAAGTATTAACATCCCCTTCATCATGTTCACTGGAGTGAGCAAGGAAGATGTCATACATAAGGCAATTGAGAATGGCGTGGATTCATTTATCCAGAAGATAGGGGATCCAAAGGCTCAGTATTCTGAATTGTCAGAAAAGATCTGGCAGGCTGTCAGCAGCAGCGCAGGTTGCTAA
- a CDS encoding aspartate aminotransferase family protein: MVLDQEKTGEFGEVQGMEKPEMSRAQGLKQGTDLDEEKIELLDFVGPKAREIIGQDCNIMSACAARPYPLVVDSAKGSIIRDIDGKEYIDLVAGIAVMNAGYSNPEVEAAISAQLEKMTHCGYGDFFAEPPLRLAKKLEKLSGYSKVFFCNSGTEAVEAAIKLAFWKTNRQGLISFYNAFHGRTLGSLSLTCSKVRQKEHFPAFRTAHSHYAYCYRCPLKLEYPSCGIECGKELENLIFRRDLSPEDTAAVFVEPVQGEGGYIVPPPEFHKEVRQICTDNDVLLVSDEVQTGCFRTGSFLALENFGVRAEISCLAKALGAGLPMGAMLADRELMDWPPGVHSNTFGGNLIASAASLASLEFLERENTENRVKELGSYIKQRLEELQDNFPCIGDVRGLGLMIGLEIVKPDKSIDPSTRDKILNEAFKEKILLLPCGDSVIRFSPPLVITAEELDLGLERFERVMKKATA; this comes from the coding sequence GTGGTTTTGGATCAGGAGAAAACTGGGGAGTTTGGAGAGGTACAGGGCATGGAAAAACCTGAGATGAGTAGGGCGCAGGGTTTGAAGCAGGGTACTGATCTTGATGAGGAAAAAATCGAACTACTTGATTTTGTCGGTCCAAAAGCCAGGGAGATTATCGGGCAGGACTGCAATATAATGTCAGCCTGTGCAGCTCGCCCCTATCCCCTTGTTGTGGACAGTGCAAAGGGCTCAATAATAAGGGATATAGACGGGAAAGAGTATATTGACCTGGTTGCCGGGATTGCTGTTATGAATGCAGGTTATTCCAATCCTGAGGTTGAGGCTGCAATCTCAGCCCAGCTTGAGAAAATGACTCACTGCGGATACGGGGACTTTTTTGCCGAGCCTCCGCTGAGGCTTGCAAAAAAGTTAGAAAAACTTTCAGGCTATTCAAAGGTCTTCTTCTGCAATAGCGGAACTGAAGCCGTGGAAGCAGCAATCAAGCTTGCCTTCTGGAAAACAAACCGTCAGGGTCTTATCTCTTTTTATAATGCTTTTCATGGCCGCACTCTGGGTTCTCTCTCCCTGACATGCTCAAAAGTCAGGCAAAAGGAACATTTTCCTGCGTTTCGCACAGCCCATTCCCACTATGCCTATTGTTATCGCTGTCCGCTTAAACTCGAGTATCCCTCGTGTGGGATCGAATGTGGAAAAGAACTGGAAAATCTTATTTTCAGGCGGGACTTGAGCCCGGAGGATACTGCTGCCGTTTTTGTGGAGCCGGTCCAGGGAGAGGGCGGATATATCGTTCCTCCTCCTGAATTTCATAAGGAAGTAAGGCAGATCTGTACTGACAATGATGTTCTTCTTGTATCTGACGAGGTTCAGACAGGCTGTTTCAGGACAGGCTCTTTTCTTGCCCTGGAAAACTTTGGGGTTAGAGCTGAGATTTCCTGCCTTGCAAAAGCTCTCGGAGCAGGCCTCCCTATGGGTGCGATGCTTGCAGACCGCGAGCTTATGGACTGGCCCCCAGGCGTCCATTCAAATACCTTCGGAGGAAATCTTATTGCTTCAGCCGCATCCCTCGCTTCTCTCGAATTTCTGGAAAGGGAAAACACGGAAAATCGGGTAAAGGAACTTGGTTCCTATATAAAGCAACGCCTGGAGGAGCTTCAGGATAACTTCCCTTGCATAGGGGATGTACGCGGTCTCGGTCTTATGATCGGCTTAGAGATTGTAAAACCCGATAAATCCATAGACCCTTCGACACGAGATAAAATTCTCAACGAAGCTTTTAAAGAAAAGATTCTGCTCCTTCCCTGTGGTGATTCAGTAATCCGCTTCTCTCCGCCTCTGGTAATTACAGCCGAAGAGCTTGACCTCGGGCTCGAAAGGTTTGAAAGAGTTATGAAGAAAGCAACAGCTTAA
- a CDS encoding ABC transporter permease encodes MVILPKIPIGEYVELAVFWIELHLGWLLDFISDFLDFMITGLKDLLLFFPPIVFMIILAAFAYFTGKRNLKLAVGTFLGLLIIDNLELWELSIETLSLVISSTFLALIIGIPLGIIAAKSDLFYHALKPILDLMQTMPSFVYLIPALIFFGLGNVPGMIATLVFAMPPAIRLTNLGIRQVPPELKEVADAFGSTPWQKLTKVELPAGLPTIMAGINQCIMLSLSMVVIAAMIGAHGLGYQVLLGIQRVDIGLGFEAGLGIVIIAIILDRITQNLSPK; translated from the coding sequence ATGGTAATTCTTCCGAAAATCCCAATAGGAGAATACGTTGAGTTAGCTGTTTTCTGGATCGAGCTCCATCTGGGATGGCTCTTGGACTTTATAAGCGATTTTCTCGACTTCATGATTACAGGGCTCAAGGACTTGTTACTGTTTTTCCCGCCGATAGTGTTCATGATTATCCTAGCTGCCTTTGCTTATTTCACGGGAAAGAGAAACCTGAAACTTGCCGTGGGTACTTTTTTAGGGCTTCTGATTATCGACAATCTGGAACTCTGGGAGCTTTCAATAGAGACCCTATCCCTTGTGATCTCCTCAACATTCCTGGCACTTATTATAGGAATTCCTCTGGGAATTATCGCTGCTAAAAGTGATCTTTTTTACCATGCTCTGAAGCCAATCCTGGACCTTATGCAGACGATGCCCTCATTTGTTTATCTAATCCCAGCCTTGATTTTCTTCGGGCTTGGGAATGTCCCTGGAATGATTGCGACCCTTGTGTTTGCAATGCCTCCTGCAATAAGGCTTACAAACCTTGGAATCCGCCAGGTTCCTCCGGAACTGAAGGAAGTTGCGGATGCTTTTGGGTCAACGCCCTGGCAAAAGCTTACCAAAGTTGAACTGCCTGCAGGCCTGCCGACAATTATGGCAGGGATCAACCAGTGTATCATGCTTTCCCTTTCAATGGTGGTTATTGCCGCCATGATCGGAGCTCACGGGCTCGGTTACCAGGTGCTCCTCGGGATCCAAAGGGTTGATATCGGTCTTGGTTTTGAAGCAGGGCTTGGGATCGTTATTATTGCAATAATTCTTGACAGAATTACCCAGAACCTCAGTCCTAAATAA
- the gatE gene encoding Glu-tRNA(Gln) amidotransferase subunit GatE, whose product MEKYDYSELGLKAGLEIHQQLDSKEKLFCRCPTLIRDVRDSDFEFFRYLRATESEMGEKDRAAVEQTKIRRKYIYKAYDTTCLVENDEEPPRELNKEALEISLGIAKLFNMKPVDQMHVMRKIVVDGSNTSGFQRTAFLASNGYIETSEGRCGIDSLCVEEEAAQKIEEIGDSIIYSLDRLGIPLVEIATAPDIKSPRHAREVAEQIGMFLRSTGKVKRGLGTIRQDVNISIADGARVEIKGVQALDLIEDIVRREVERQLNLLFIRQELMERKAFVCEEIYDVTGLFMDTKSRVLQKGVKKGTILAALLRKFEGLVGKEVQPGRRLGTEFSDRAKTAGVGGIFHTDELPNYGITEKEVQAVRDAIGAHPEDAVIMVADEPEKARLAIEAVIARAKEAIKGVPEETRRALPDGNTAYMRPLPGAARMYPETDVPQIEISQEYFDSIETPELLTERAKRFISENGLNKELAEKIAYSKYLPLFENLIGTYRKDVNVNSTLIARTLVGIVPEIRRNGVDTENLTDEHFKGLFAAISNQEIAKEAIQDLLTALAKEPELSVPEAISKLGLSAFDPQEVENFIKKTVRERGDFIREKGPAALGPLMGIVMKEYRGAVDGKILSQMLKKELDNFINQV is encoded by the coding sequence ATGGAAAAATACGATTACAGTGAACTTGGGCTGAAAGCCGGGCTTGAGATCCACCAGCAGCTGGACTCGAAAGAGAAGCTGTTCTGCAGGTGTCCTACCCTTATAAGGGATGTAAGGGATTCAGACTTTGAGTTTTTCAGGTATCTCAGAGCTACGGAAAGTGAGATGGGAGAAAAGGACAGGGCTGCGGTGGAGCAGACCAAGATCAGGAGGAAGTATATCTATAAGGCGTATGATACGACCTGCCTTGTAGAAAATGATGAGGAACCTCCAAGAGAACTGAATAAGGAAGCCCTGGAGATTTCCCTCGGGATTGCAAAACTCTTCAACATGAAACCTGTGGACCAGATGCACGTTATGAGAAAAATCGTGGTAGATGGGTCGAATACAAGCGGGTTTCAGAGAACGGCTTTTCTTGCAAGCAACGGGTATATTGAAACCTCGGAAGGGCGTTGCGGGATTGATAGCCTCTGCGTGGAAGAAGAAGCTGCCCAGAAAATAGAGGAAATCGGAGACTCAATCATTTATTCCCTTGACAGGCTGGGAATCCCGCTTGTAGAAATCGCCACTGCGCCGGATATAAAGTCCCCTCGCCATGCCCGAGAGGTTGCTGAGCAGATAGGAATGTTCCTCAGATCCACAGGGAAAGTAAAGCGGGGGCTTGGAACAATCAGGCAGGATGTAAATATCTCAATTGCCGATGGCGCAAGAGTTGAAATAAAAGGCGTACAGGCGCTTGACCTCATAGAAGATATCGTCCGCAGGGAAGTAGAAAGGCAGTTGAATCTTCTTTTTATCCGGCAGGAACTCATGGAAAGAAAAGCCTTCGTCTGCGAAGAGATTTATGACGTAACAGGGCTTTTCATGGACACAAAGTCCAGGGTCCTGCAAAAAGGCGTGAAAAAAGGCACAATTCTTGCTGCCCTTCTAAGGAAATTCGAGGGACTCGTAGGCAAAGAAGTGCAGCCAGGAAGAAGGCTCGGGACTGAATTTTCGGACAGGGCAAAGACTGCTGGTGTAGGAGGAATTTTCCATACCGATGAACTTCCCAACTACGGGATAACCGAGAAGGAAGTCCAGGCAGTCAGGGACGCAATAGGTGCACATCCTGAGGATGCCGTAATAATGGTTGCAGACGAACCCGAAAAAGCCAGGCTTGCAATCGAAGCGGTTATTGCGAGGGCAAAAGAGGCAATTAAAGGAGTTCCTGAAGAAACCCGAAGAGCCCTTCCCGATGGAAATACTGCTTATATGCGCCCCCTTCCGGGAGCAGCAAGGATGTACCCTGAAACCGATGTACCTCAGATAGAAATTTCACAGGAATACTTTGACTCAATCGAGACTCCTGAACTTCTGACCGAGCGGGCGAAGCGTTTTATCTCCGAAAATGGCCTGAATAAAGAGCTTGCCGAAAAAATAGCGTATTCAAAGTATCTTCCTCTCTTTGAGAACCTGATCGGAACTTACAGAAAAGATGTAAACGTAAACTCAACCCTGATCGCCAGAACGCTTGTGGGAATCGTTCCGGAAATCAGGAGAAACGGGGTTGATACCGAAAATCTTACGGACGAACATTTCAAAGGGCTTTTTGCAGCCATCTCAAATCAGGAAATTGCAAAAGAAGCTATCCAGGATCTTCTGACCGCTCTTGCAAAAGAGCCGGAGCTGAGTGTTCCTGAAGCGATTTCAAAGCTTGGGCTCAGTGCCTTTGACCCTCAGGAGGTCGAGAATTTCATCAAGAAAACAGTCAGGGAGAGAGGAGACTTTATCAGGGAAAAAGGTCCAGCAGCTCTTGGTCCCCTTATGGGCATTGTCATGAAGGAATACAGGGGTGCGGTCGATGGAAAAATCCTCAGCCAGATGCTGAAAAAAGAACTGGATAATTTTATTAACCAGGTTTAA
- a CDS encoding aldehyde dehydrogenase family protein — protein sequence MVQEYKLFIGGEFKDSSTGEVFEDINPATLESVAMIQVAGAEDVDRAVEAAESGFRIWSRVPAPRRAEVLFRAARILQERKEELAVLMTEEMGKILPETRGDVQEAIDITNYAAGEGRRMFGETTPSELKDKFCMTVLRPIGIVGVITPWNFPIAIPAWKIMPALIAGNAIVFKPASDTPLLALKVIEVLIEAGLPPGVINLVTGPGGTVGKAIVQHPRINAISFTGSLDTGKWIMEECSKTMKRVSLELGGKNPVIVMDDADLELALEGVLWGAFGTTGQRCTATSRLILHEKVKDEFIKRLLAKVKALRLGNGLLPETDIGPLISKAQLEKTEKYVSIGKEEGATLLTGGNRIDPGLPGYFFEPTVFTDVRPEMRIAQEEIFGPVLGILTVSDLEEAIEVANNSKYGLSSAIYTGNIGNAFKAIERIEAGITYINAPTIGAEVHLPFGGVKGTGNGFREAGTDAIREFSEVKAVYIDYSGRLQKAQIDSPE from the coding sequence ATGGTTCAGGAATACAAGCTGTTTATAGGGGGAGAGTTTAAAGACTCGTCAACAGGAGAGGTTTTTGAAGATATAAATCCGGCTACTCTGGAAAGCGTTGCCATGATACAGGTAGCTGGAGCTGAAGACGTGGATAGGGCAGTTGAGGCCGCTGAGTCAGGTTTCAGGATATGGAGCAGAGTTCCGGCTCCAAGAAGAGCTGAAGTACTTTTCAGGGCAGCCCGGATTTTGCAGGAAAGAAAGGAAGAACTTGCTGTCCTTATGACAGAAGAGATGGGAAAGATCCTACCTGAAACAAGGGGAGACGTACAGGAAGCCATTGATATAACAAATTATGCTGCAGGAGAAGGGAGGCGGATGTTCGGGGAGACAACGCCCTCCGAACTAAAGGATAAGTTTTGCATGACCGTACTGAGACCGATAGGAATTGTTGGCGTGATTACGCCCTGGAACTTCCCTATTGCGATTCCCGCCTGGAAGATTATGCCAGCCCTTATAGCTGGAAACGCAATCGTATTCAAACCTGCAAGTGATACGCCCCTCCTTGCCCTCAAGGTGATAGAAGTGCTCATAGAAGCTGGCCTGCCTCCGGGAGTAATAAACCTTGTTACAGGGCCAGGAGGAACTGTCGGGAAAGCCATAGTCCAGCACCCTCGCATAAATGCCATTTCCTTTACAGGCAGCCTTGATACAGGAAAATGGATAATGGAAGAATGTTCAAAAACCATGAAACGGGTTTCTCTGGAGCTCGGAGGCAAAAACCCGGTAATTGTTATGGATGATGCTGACCTTGAACTTGCACTTGAAGGTGTGCTGTGGGGAGCTTTCGGGACGACGGGACAGCGCTGCACGGCTACGAGCAGACTGATTCTGCATGAGAAAGTGAAGGATGAATTCATCAAAAGGCTGCTTGCGAAAGTCAAAGCTCTCAGGCTCGGCAACGGACTCCTGCCTGAAACGGATATTGGGCCTTTGATAAGTAAAGCCCAGCTTGAGAAAACGGAAAAGTACGTAAGCATAGGGAAAGAAGAAGGCGCAACCCTGCTTACAGGGGGAAACAGAATAGATCCTGGGCTTCCAGGATATTTCTTTGAGCCCACAGTATTTACGGATGTCAGGCCGGAGATGAGGATAGCACAGGAAGAGATCTTCGGGCCTGTACTCGGGATTCTCACGGTTTCTGACCTGGAAGAAGCAATTGAGGTTGCCAACAATTCTAAGTACGGGCTTTCTTCGGCAATCTACACCGGAAATATAGGAAACGCTTTTAAAGCGATCGAGAGAATCGAAGCCGGAATCACATATATTAATGCCCCTACGATAGGAGCCGAAGTCCATCTTCCTTTCGGGGGTGTGAAAGGGACGGGGAACGGCTTCCGGGAAGCTGGAACAGATGCTATAAGGGAGTTTTCCGAGGTAAAAGCCGTATATATAGACTATAGCGGCAGGCTGCAAAAAGCCCAGATCGATTCGCCGGAGTGA